Proteins encoded in a region of the Amia ocellicauda isolate fAmiCal2 chromosome 19, fAmiCal2.hap1, whole genome shotgun sequence genome:
- the znf326 gene encoding DBIRD complex subunit ZNF326 isoform X2 produces MNRELPSQFNWESPQTFTEMIRGNLRGRFSGPSQRSLDPYNSYERYSEKEDMMASPLGSADMSHGYSHRRFAGPTSRSFDSFEGNSPERFGPYESYDSGSSKGSRDLYRSGYGSSFGGGFDSSFPSNRFDNDVSSWESSYLRSSLRSGFLDNGGRGGYSSYSSLSSPHMKPAPAGSRGRGMPAYPQNKFGGRSSDLGGPTAVRGRGRGPMGQFGKPRPGFQIDYQHQPAFRGVKRKMMSPTRPTMFVKKQKLAKTSPIAKPTIGLINPPEDCVEAEARNSGGETEANIEEEKQRKIEARREKQRRRREKNNEKYGDRYRLAFTCTFCKFRTFEEKDIENHFESPSHRETLDYIQKHAKFDDAVINFLHESMVNKFRKTVSRKQNNNHPEQTLEEIHNELMEGVTEEDYMRKVEMIHCVACRIHVPAALSSVQQHLKAPDHQKNKVLYKEQLKKESVLTATSILNNPIVKARYEKYIKGEDPFEVEVKEEIAEDNQQDDYQNDSELNQFDDELGEDAAELEGN; encoded by the exons ATGAACAGAGAACTGCCATCACAGTTCAATTGGGAGAGCCCGCAGACTTTCACAG AAATGATACGTGGAAATCTCCGAGGAAGGTTTAGCGGGCCCAGCCAAAGGTCTCTTGATCCATACAACTCCTATGAAAG GTACTCGGAAAAAGAAGACATGATGGCATCACCTTTGGGGAGTGCAG ACATGAGCCATGGCTATTCTCACAGAAGATTTGCAGGCCCAACATCAAGATCCTTTGATAGCTTTGAAGGAAATAGCCCTGAGAG GTTTGGACCTTACGAGTCTTACGACTCCGGGTCCTCTAAAGGTAGCCGAGATCTATACAGATCTGGCTATGGAAGTAGTTTTGGTGGCGGATTTGACAGCTCCTTCCCAAGTAACCGATTCGATAATGACGTGTCTAGCTGGGAGTCGTCCTACCTAAGGTCCAGTTTAAGGTCTGGCTTTTTGGATAATGGCGGAAGAGGTGGTTACTCTTCCTACAGCAGCCTTTCTTCACCCCATATGAAGCCTGCCCCTGCAGGCTCTCGGGGGAGGGGGATGCCTGCTTACCCTCAAAACAAATTTGGAGGTAGAAGCAGTGATCTGGGAGGACCCACAGCAGTCAGAGGCCGAGGCAGAGGA CCCATGGGACAGTTTGGGAAGCCCAGGCCGGGATTCCAGATCGATTATCAGCACCAGCCTGCTTTCAGGGGCGTGAAGAGGAAGATGATGTCGCCCACCCGACCCACCATGtttgtcaaaaagcaaaaactCGCCAAAACCAGCCCAATAGCAAAGCCCACAATTG GACTGATCAACCCTCCTGAG GATTGTGTGGAGGCTGAAGCCAGAAACAGTGGTGGCGAAACGGAAG CTAATATCGAGGAGGAAAAGCAAAGGAAAATCGAAGCCAGGAGAGAGAAGCAAAGACGGAGACGCGAGAAAAACAATGAGAAGTACGGCGATCGATACAG ACTGGCCTTCACATGCACTTTCTGCAAATTCCGCACATTTGAAGAGAAGGACATCGAGAATCACTTCGAAAGCCCTTCTCACCGGGAGACGCTCGACTACATCCAGAAGCACGCCAAGTTTGATGATGCCGTGATCAACTTCTTGCAT GAGTCCATGGTCAACAAATTTCGGAAGACAGTTTCCCgcaaacagaataacaaccaccCTGAGCAGACGCTGGAGGAGATTCATAATGAGTTAATGGAAG GAGTTACAGAAGAGGACTACATGAGGAAAGTGGAGATGATTCACTGCGTGGCGTGCCGTATCCACGTCCCTGCCGCGCTCTCCTCCGTACAGCAGCATTTAAAGGCACCTGATCACCAGAAGAATAAAGTG TTGTATAAAGAGCAGCTGAAGAAGGAGAGTGTTCTCACTGCGACCAGCATCCTCAACAACCCCATTGTGAAGGCTCGCTATGAGAAGTACATTAAG GGTGAGGATCCCTTTGAAGTTGAAGTGAAAGAAGAGATTGCAGAAGACAACCAGCAAGATGACTATCAGAATGACTCTGAGCTCAACCAGTTTGATGATGAACTGGGTGAAGACGCCGCAGAACTGGAGGGTAATTGA
- the znf326 gene encoding DBIRD complex subunit ZNF326 isoform X1 translates to MPGGPVSVRHKTHTGGLNTSVAEMIRGNLRGRFSGPSQRSLDPYNSYERYSEKEDMMASPLGSADMSHGYSHRRFAGPTSRSFDSFEGNSPERFGPYESYDSGSSKGSRDLYRSGYGSSFGGGFDSSFPSNRFDNDVSSWESSYLRSSLRSGFLDNGGRGGYSSYSSLSSPHMKPAPAGSRGRGMPAYPQNKFGGRSSDLGGPTAVRGRGRGPMGQFGKPRPGFQIDYQHQPAFRGVKRKMMSPTRPTMFVKKQKLAKTSPIAKPTIGLINPPEDCVEAEARNSGGETEANIEEEKQRKIEARREKQRRRREKNNEKYGDRYRLAFTCTFCKFRTFEEKDIENHFESPSHRETLDYIQKHAKFDDAVINFLHESMVNKFRKTVSRKQNNNHPEQTLEEIHNELMEGVTEEDYMRKVEMIHCVACRIHVPAALSSVQQHLKAPDHQKNKVLYKEQLKKESVLTATSILNNPIVKARYEKYIKGEDPFEVEVKEEIAEDNQQDDYQNDSELNQFDDELGEDAAELEGN, encoded by the exons ATGCCGGGCGGACCGGTTAGTGTGCGACACAAAACCCACACGGGAGGTTTGAACACTAGCGTTGCAG AAATGATACGTGGAAATCTCCGAGGAAGGTTTAGCGGGCCCAGCCAAAGGTCTCTTGATCCATACAACTCCTATGAAAG GTACTCGGAAAAAGAAGACATGATGGCATCACCTTTGGGGAGTGCAG ACATGAGCCATGGCTATTCTCACAGAAGATTTGCAGGCCCAACATCAAGATCCTTTGATAGCTTTGAAGGAAATAGCCCTGAGAG GTTTGGACCTTACGAGTCTTACGACTCCGGGTCCTCTAAAGGTAGCCGAGATCTATACAGATCTGGCTATGGAAGTAGTTTTGGTGGCGGATTTGACAGCTCCTTCCCAAGTAACCGATTCGATAATGACGTGTCTAGCTGGGAGTCGTCCTACCTAAGGTCCAGTTTAAGGTCTGGCTTTTTGGATAATGGCGGAAGAGGTGGTTACTCTTCCTACAGCAGCCTTTCTTCACCCCATATGAAGCCTGCCCCTGCAGGCTCTCGGGGGAGGGGGATGCCTGCTTACCCTCAAAACAAATTTGGAGGTAGAAGCAGTGATCTGGGAGGACCCACAGCAGTCAGAGGCCGAGGCAGAGGA CCCATGGGACAGTTTGGGAAGCCCAGGCCGGGATTCCAGATCGATTATCAGCACCAGCCTGCTTTCAGGGGCGTGAAGAGGAAGATGATGTCGCCCACCCGACCCACCATGtttgtcaaaaagcaaaaactCGCCAAAACCAGCCCAATAGCAAAGCCCACAATTG GACTGATCAACCCTCCTGAG GATTGTGTGGAGGCTGAAGCCAGAAACAGTGGTGGCGAAACGGAAG CTAATATCGAGGAGGAAAAGCAAAGGAAAATCGAAGCCAGGAGAGAGAAGCAAAGACGGAGACGCGAGAAAAACAATGAGAAGTACGGCGATCGATACAG ACTGGCCTTCACATGCACTTTCTGCAAATTCCGCACATTTGAAGAGAAGGACATCGAGAATCACTTCGAAAGCCCTTCTCACCGGGAGACGCTCGACTACATCCAGAAGCACGCCAAGTTTGATGATGCCGTGATCAACTTCTTGCAT GAGTCCATGGTCAACAAATTTCGGAAGACAGTTTCCCgcaaacagaataacaaccaccCTGAGCAGACGCTGGAGGAGATTCATAATGAGTTAATGGAAG GAGTTACAGAAGAGGACTACATGAGGAAAGTGGAGATGATTCACTGCGTGGCGTGCCGTATCCACGTCCCTGCCGCGCTCTCCTCCGTACAGCAGCATTTAAAGGCACCTGATCACCAGAAGAATAAAGTG TTGTATAAAGAGCAGCTGAAGAAGGAGAGTGTTCTCACTGCGACCAGCATCCTCAACAACCCCATTGTGAAGGCTCGCTATGAGAAGTACATTAAG GGTGAGGATCCCTTTGAAGTTGAAGTGAAAGAAGAGATTGCAGAAGACAACCAGCAAGATGACTATCAGAATGACTCTGAGCTCAACCAGTTTGATGATGAACTGGGTGAAGACGCCGCAGAACTGGAGGGTAATTGA